One Rosa chinensis cultivar Old Blush chromosome 5, RchiOBHm-V2, whole genome shotgun sequence genomic region harbors:
- the LOC112167551 gene encoding uncharacterized protein LOC112167551: MVNLKMTTKYGAMASAVFASIFVAGVYFVRERSRRKEEAPPKLMRSVSMAVLHGGKLALKRLLDYHGARADKCALNLAECELKTQLFSEKRPDYKKLQLIVAKLEMSGKEAETVEILEKARIKAKKEQKWHEAYETEMLLVEMLIYKGDYEKALKCDCLSHEEISDARRPLYKAIIYIMSSSKQPAIDQWEKFIQLNQAFHCEPSLEKESLEEAQLHNLISDFKEFEKVVKVLKDDITEAQAKQRK; the protein is encoded by the exons ATGGTGAACCTTAAGATGACAACTAAATATGGTGCAATGGCGTCAGCCGTCTTTGCCAGTATCTTTGTTGCAGGGGTTTATTTTGTTCGTGAACGTTCTCGGAGAAAGGAAGAGGCGCCCCCAAAACTCATGAGGTCTGTGTCCATGGCCGTCCTCCATGGAGGGAAGCTGGCCTTGAAGAGATTGCTAGATTATCATGGAGCTCGAGCAGACAAATGTGCACTGAATTTAGCTGAATGTGAGTTGAAGACTCAACTTTTTAGTGAGAAACGCCCTGATTACAAGAAGCTGCAG TTGATTGTTGCAAAGCTTGAGATGAGTGGAAAAGAAGCCGAGACAGTCGAGATATTAGAGAAAGCAAGAATAAAGGCGAAAAAGGAACAAAAATGGCATGAAGCATATGAAACTGAGATGTTACTAGTGGAAATGCTTATATACAAG GGTGATTACGAGAAGGCGCTCAAATGTGATTGCTTGAGTCATGAAGAGATCTCAGATGCAAGGCGACCACTCTACAAG GCCATCATTTACATTATGTCATCGTCAAAGCAGCCTGCCATAGATCAGTGGGAAAAATTTATCCAGCTGAATCAAGCATTCCACTGTGAACCCAGTTTGGAGAAAGAGAGCTTGGAAGAAGCTCAACTCCATAACCTCATTTCGGACTTTAAAGAGTTTGAGAAGGTTGTCAAAGTACTCAAAGATGATATAACAGAGGCGCAAGCCAAGCAGAGAAAGTAA
- the LOC112167626 gene encoding uncharacterized protein LOC112167626, whose protein sequence is MMDSALFLHRGALNIPSTTSRAAGLARPYSSFRPSSLSLFSKASTYPTLSRHTFNSPVICALNKQPSPPSPNYDKDNGKKIVMVGGASEVLACAPGVINYNFNFSPTAIACKNNSSSSSTEEDPQVVLPAPKKVLDSFLKLNRHITTPKSGYTPQLSIFDSFPDMPREHDYDNLEIAVADLIKSGMCSEAERQLINLYNKTSKKKGPHQAEDVEMELVLVLIFQGKYKEASERGCLKCEPMNSSKGLVHFYKAIIYTMLGDQDDRAKKHWDIFLLSFNSPN, encoded by the exons ATGATGGACTCTGCACTTTTTCTCCATCGTGGTGCTCTCAACATTCCTTCCACCACTAGCCGTGCAGCCGGATTAGCAAGGCCTTATTCTAGTTTCAGACCTTCTTCTCTTTCACTTTTTTCAAAGGCTTCCACATACCCCACCCTATCGCGACACACCTTCAATAGTCCTGTGATATGTGCACTTAACAAGCAGCCCTCGCCACCTTCGCCGAATTACGACAAAGACAATGGTAAAAAAATTGTGATGGTGGGGGGTGCTTCTGAAGTTCTGGCTTGTGCCCCTGGAGTCATCAACTACAACTTCAATTTCAGTCCCACAGCCATTGCCTGCAAGAATAATAGTTCTTCGTCCTCAACTGAAGAAGACCCACAGGTTGTCTTGCCTGCACCGAAAAAAGTGTTAGATTCATTTTTGAAGTTGAATAGACATATAACCACACCCAAGAGTGGATATACACCGCAGCTGTCTATTTTTGACTCTTTTCCGGACATGCCAAGAGAGCACGACTATGACAATCTTGAG ATTGCAGTAGCGGATTTAATCAAGTCCGGAATGTGCAGTGAGGCAGAGAGACAACTTATTAATCTATACAACAAAACCTCTAAGAAAAAAGGGCCTCATCAGGCAGAAGATGTGGAGATGGAATTGGTACTAGTTCTCATTTTCCAG GGAAAATACAAAGAGGCTTCGGAACGTGGTTGTCTCAAGTGTGAACCCATGAATAGTTCGAAAGGTCTAGTTCATTTTTACAAG GCTATTATCTACACCATGTTGGGCGATCAGGATGATAGAGCCAAGAAACACTGGGACATATTTTTATTATCCTTTAACAGTCCTAACTAG